aggaggcagccggGACCTGGGCACGCTCCCGCTTGGGGCACGGGGGAACAGGGCCTGTTTTTTGGGGACAGGACGGGAGCAGAACTGCGTTGACCCACCGTCCCAAGCCCCACCGAGCCACCCATCTTGGGCAAAAAGACCCCCAAGAGGTTTCCACCACACTCCCACCGAGCCTTGCTCGTTGACCAGATGCAGTCCCTGGGGgcacccaggggctggggggcccATCCACATGGCCACCACCACACAGCCCTGGCCACCAAGGGGGTCACAGCACACCCTAGGCACCCCAGGAGGGGACAACCTCCACCCTGTGCACCCCACTTTGCTGCCGGCGACGGGAGAAGACTTGGGGTGCTCAGTTTACCCAGGGCTGGTGActtgctgggggctgcagccttCACCCCTTCCTTCACCCAAAATACGTGGCAGGGGGGCTGGCCCTGTCCTGGTCACCTCACAACGGGGACACAGGTAGTGCTACGTCCCCCTGTCACATCCCAGCTGCTCCCATCCCACCCAGAGCCACCACCCTGGAGACCAGCTCTGGGCCACCCCCAAGAGCAACAGGCCAcgtggaaataaaaataataggattTTTATTGACTTACTATAAAAACTATATGAAAATACAgcttgggaggagatggggagtCACCGTCATCCCCCCACAATACACAACAGCTCAGGCAGGGGCACAGGGCCACCCCGGAGGGGAcacagggctggggctgaactgcagcccccccccctctctgccttggagatttttggggtgcaggagggaaTCACAGGTCCAGGGATGCTTTCACCCCCCCCCCTAGGGTTGGTTCAGGGGTGACCTGCAGCATCACGGCCGCCCCTCCTCACCCAACGGGACCACCCGTGGGCACACACACagggtgtggggacacgtccTGCCAGCACCAGGCTGTcaccccccagcactgcagtgcCGCGTCACCCCACACTGGCATGTctcctccatgtcccctcctccagcaggtCCTGGGGGACACCCACTCCCCTCCTGAGCCCCCCAACCTGGGGGCAGAGGATGGCACGGTGCTGCCCTTCGGCCTCACCCATGGGGTGGCACGGTGGGGACTGCTCCCTCCTCCCACGGGACACTGTCCCACCGCCATGAGGCCACCAAGTCCCTGAAGCCATCaggtccccacatccccagcaggcAGGGAGTGATGCAGCACCCGGCTCTACCCCGCACCGGGGAGagccttaaaattaaaaaataatgaatgcggggggggaagggggagcccACCGTGCCACCGCGCTGGGCCACCCTGCGTGGGGACAGCCGGCCACTATCTGCCACTCTCCTGgcgctgctgcagcagctggatgaCCTCAGCGATGCCCTCCTCGGGGacctgccgggggggggacatgacAGAGGGGGTGTCAGCCTCGGGGACACCCCCACGGTGaggggggtccccggggaggggCAGGGGCTCACCAAGGCGTGATCGAAGTTGAAGGTGCTGATGTAATACGCCGATATGTCGGCGGCAGCCAGCGGCTCAGCGATCTGCGCCACGATGCCACACTCGTCTGGGGAGGACAAGGCACCCTGGGGTGAGCGGTGGCCCCGGTTGGCACAGCCATGGGGACAGACACGCAGGGAAAGCATCACCCCTGAGCACAGCTCTCGCCCCCCCATCCCGGGtaggggaggcacagggggggaCAGGGCCACCGCGGCCACGCTCACCAAAGCCGAGGGGCTGCCCGCCGATCCGCACCATTCGCCACAGCTCCCCCGTCGAGCTGGTCAGCAGGAGGTCGCTGGGGAACctgagagagggggggggggatgagcgTAACCCCCTCCGCcctgagcccccagcccctggggataGACAGCCACGCAGATGTCACCTACCGCTTCTGGGTTTCGGCGTCCATCACGATGGAGATGTAGCCCTCGATGAGGGAGAAGGCGAAGAAGGTGATGGAGTCGAGGTCCTGGCTGCCGGCGCCAGCCTCCCTCGGGGGGCTGCAGagcaaaggaggaggggggaagagccACAGGGAGAGGTCATGACCTCCAAAAcagggaggagaagggcttgaTGGTGGCACTGGGTGTCTTTGAGCATCATGTTGGGATGACACGGGGTGAGCtggtgggtggggaggagggggggcaggAATGGGTGCTACCTGCAGGGTCTGTAGCTCATACAGCCACTGGGTTGGGGGGCAGCAAGTATCAGTCACGCCCAGGACAGGGGTGACACCGGTGACACACATTCCCAAAGCACCATGATGCCTCCAGAGCAGGAAGGTCCCGCCAGAAGGGACCTCACTCCACGAGACACAGGATGTCCTGGCCAGGAGCATCCCCGCACCCCAGCACTGTTCCCACCAGCCTCTTGCAACCCGCTCTCTCCTGTTTCACAATCCCCCTTCCCTGGGCTTTGCTGCAACGGGGACTCGTCCCCTGGGTCACCTTGGGGCTCCCATGTCCACGGTGGCAGCGGGACCCGCGACACCCACatggctgcagcccctcggcatGCTCGGGAGGGCAAAACCGGTTTTCAAAATACACCCAGAGCTTGAAAAGCCACTGGGAGCAAGGGGGCGACGTGTCACTGTCGTTCAGGTGGCACTGGGTGAGGGCCCACcacaccatccccatccctgggacCCACCTGTGGGAGTAGAAGAGGACATCGATGAGCATGGTGGCGATGGCGGGCAGCGTGTCAGGGGCCACAGTCAGGACGCAGAAGCGGGTCTGGGGGCTCTGCACGGGGTGCAGCGTGGGGCTGGCGGCTGGCAGGGGGAGAGCCACACATCAGGcgtggggacagcctggggacagTGCCGCAGTGCCACCCCGCGGCCACCGCAGCCACAGCCCGGCATCCCTCAGGGCACAGAGGGGTGGCCCTGGAGGTTCCCCAAGGATGCGGGTACCACCGGGGGGAGCTGGAGCATCTCAGCAGTGACGAGGTGGCCCTGGATGTCCCCCAAGGATGTGGGTACCATGAGGTGGAGCATCTCAGCAGGGACCGGGTTGCCCTGGAGGTCCCCCAAGGCTGCGGGTACCACCGGGGGGAGCTGGAGCATCTCAGCAGTGACGGGGTGGCCCTGGATGTCCCCCAAGGATGCGGGTACCACCCATGGGAGCTGGAGCATGTCAGTGGGGACTGGGTAGCCCTGGATGTCCCCCAAGGATGTGGGTACCATGAGGTGGAGCATCTCAGCAGGGACCGGGTTGCCCTGGAGGTCCCCCAAAGATGTGGGTACTACCGGCAGGAGCTAGAGCACCTCGGCAGGGACCAAGTGGCCCTGGATGTCCCCCAAAGATGTGGGTACCACCCATGGGAGCTGGAGCATCTCAGAGGGGACTGGGTGCTCCTCAAGGATGTGGAGCCACTGGGGGGAGCTGAAGCACCTCAGCGGGGACTGGGTGGCCTTGGAGGTCCCCCAAAGATGTGTACCACCAGCAGGAGCTAGAGCATCTCGGCAGGGACCAGGTGGCCCTGGAGGTCCCCCAAAGATGTAGGTACCACTGGGGGGAGCTGGAGCATCTCAGAGGGGACTGGGTGGTCCCCAGGGATGTGGGTACCACTGGGGGGAGCTGGAGCATCTCAGCGGGGACTGGGTGGGGTAGCCCTAGGGGACATGGTACTTGGCGTCACTCACCCTGCTTGGGCTTGAGAAAGCCGTTGCTCACGTCATCGCAGGTGACAGGGACGCACTCGCCACTCTCCTCCTTGTAGATGTCGAACTCCCCCGCCAGCGTGTGGATCACCACCGGCAGGTCCCGCTCCCGCACCTGGTCGGGGGTGCAGGATCAGGGCCAGCACCGCCACCACCCCTCCCTGCAGCcggatggggacagcagggtccccacccctgGCCACCGTCCCCGTCCTTGCCCGGTGCTCACCAGGATGAAGTCGGTCTGGTAGGTGGAGAGCATAAGCACTGAGACATGGTGCTCGGCCAGCGGCGCGATGACCGACCTGGCGATCTTGGTGACACCGGTGGCCTGGCAGCCGGAGGGTGCCCGGCCGTTGGAGACGACGCTGAGCACCAGCCACGTCGAATCCGCCACCTGCATGAACTCAGAGGGCGGCAGCTCTGCGAGGgacaaggggaaactgaggcacagggctCCCTGGGGATGCCTGATGCCACATGCCCTGTCTGTGCCACCGGGCTCACACCAGCTCTGGCACCGCGTGTCACACTGTCCCTCGGGAGATGAGCTGGCCTGATGGAGCCAGGACCGGATTAGCCCCAGGTATGGGGCTGGAGATGCTGGTTTGGGGGCACAGACTAGCCCTATCTACAAGTGGAATGAGCCAGACAGGGCTCAGCCACTCCAGGCACCGAGACTGGACCTGAATTTGGCCACAGGGATGAGTGGGGCTGAGGCTACAACACCCCCCCTAAGGCTGGGAGCAAGGGGGCGCCGGGGTGTGctgcaccccaaaaccagcaCCGCCAGGGCCCTGGGGCTGCCCGACTcatccccagccccccaggatcccccagcccagcatccagCAGTAGGGATGCttggcggggcaggggggggacgacacggcgACACAGGACACTGGAGGGGACAAGGGAAGGGCCATCCCTCCGTCCCGGGGGTGCCAGGACCTCGTGCCAGCCCAGCGGGGAGAGGCCGAGCCCAGGCTGGCCGGGggccagggctgcctcccaaaaagctgcttttgttggCAGGGAGGGTGCGCACTGGCTGGGCCCTTCCTGCCCCGGGatagggggggacaggggaggctGTGCTCGCTCGTCCCTTGTCCCCCCCActgctcccaccctcctgcccggGAGAGGGGCTGGCACTGATGGGGTGCCCCAGGACTCAGCCAGGGAACCCCCCTGCCCACAGCACCCCTTCCTCACCCCACAGCGCTCCCTGGAAGGAACACCCAGGGGGGGCACCCAAGGGGTCTCCAAACCACTCCCCCCTCCCAGCGAAGGTGGGAGGCAGCACCCATGGGAGACAGCCCCGCACCCGgcctcccagcccagctgagAAGGCAAACTCATCGCACCAGTGGCGGAGGAGAGGTCGTCCCAGGGAGGGGTCCCGCACCCatggagggagggggacaggctCTGCACCCCGTTCCCAAACCACAGCCAGAGcagggcgggagcggggccggatCCGGGGGCCTTGGCGGGTGTTTCCAGAGTCTGTTCCTGCGCAGGAAGCGGCAGAACGGCCTCGGCTCTGGCCCAGGACTGAGCTtcagggctgggggcgggggacactcggggacatggggacctgtCCCAGCGCTCGCTGTTTAATTGCTTTTCAACACCACCCTGGGCAAGGCTGTGAGCGCGCGGGGGGGACCCTGCTGTCCCCGGGCCACAGGACCCCGGGGCTTCACCTGGATCCCCAAGGGAAGAGATGGGGTGCAGCTCTCCTCTGCCggggtccccatcccatccccacagCAGGGGGACgctggcagccccccagccccagggggagGGTACAAACGGCGCAGTGGGGCTGCCGGCTCGCAGGACCATTGTTCGCCACTTCCCGCCCTCCCCTCGGGATTGAGGAATATTTGTCCGCAGGCCCCGAAATAAAACAATACGTGGGGAACGGCTCCAGCTCTtggggttggggcggggggagcaCGGCCCCATGGCCCCTTCCCCGAGCaaagggctggggagagaggcGGGAGGTGGTTGCGGCCGGCGAGCACCCCTCGGCCGGAGCGCTGGCCCTTGCTCCTTGGGGCACGTCCAAGGTGATAAGCGGTGGCCGGCTCCCTGCGGCCGCGGCAGGAAGGTTTGGGCGTGGGAAGCCGGGAGAGGATCTGGCCCCTCCAGCACAGCCCGTTGGGCCGGTACCCCCGGCAGGACCGGCGGTGAGGCCGATGCACCGCACGCACTGGGTCACCGGCGCTGAGGACGCCACATAATGATGCTTGCCAGGGAGGGGGGACTGGCTTGGAAGGGCTCAACCCTTCCCAGGACACCCCAAAACCTggtccctgctgccaggcagCACCCCCAGGCTGGGCTCACCCCCGGGGACAGGATCGGCCCTGCTCTGCCGAAGCGCCAGGCAGGGGGATGAGATGCCAAGGGAATGGTGGCAGGAGGCCTGGCAGGAGCACCCTGTGCGGGCAGGGAGATGGGGTGCTGCCCGCAGGCATCCCGGGAAGTGCCTGCCCCCCACCCGGAGCAGCCGGGCTTTCAGTTGGCACCGGGGCCCCCGCAGACCGTCTCCACCAGTTTCCCAGCCTGGTCCCATGAGCCGGCGGAGCCATGGCTCTGCCTGGGAGGGGGTTATTAGGGCGAAGGCAGCCTCGGCCGGGCAAGCTGGTACATCCCCAGCGCAGGCGCTGGGAGCTCCGTGGCCAGGAGCCCCGGGGATGGGCACGTACCAAAGGAGCCTCGCTACAAGCCGGGACTCGCTCCCCGCGGCCCAGGCCCGGAGCGTGGCAGCGCTCGGGTGGGCTGAGAACATGCACAACTCGTGTCTGCGGTGCCAGCCCACCCTGTGAGGGACGGGGTGGCCGCAGAAGCCACCGCACGGTACCTTTGAAGCCCTCTTCGTCCAGCATGATGGTGTAGTCCTCGGGGGTCTCCGTCAGGCTGAAGAACTTGCACCTGAAGAAGAAACCAGCGCTGCCCACCCCAGCACCACCGGGCACCGGGGCCGGGCACCGGGACGGCGGGGGGAGGTTGGAGCGGTGCCGGGCAACcgggggaggaggatgaaggccGGTACCTGCAGCGctgggggaggaagagcagcttGAGCAGCGGGTGGGTGTAGAGCCAGAGCCCGCGGCGGGCCAGGCTCAGCACCCGCACCCGGTGCTCCAGGATGTGCAGGTCCATGGCGGCCGCACCGGCCCcctccgcctccgccgccgccgccgccgccgttaccagcgcggccccggcccgccccgcgccgcgggaGGGGCCACCGaccgccccgccccggccaccGCTCCGCCCCGCCACCGGCCCCGGGGCCACCGCCGGGCGTCCCGGGATGCCGGACACGGACCACCGGGACGCCCGTACCGGACCCGACCCGGAGCTCTGGGGCATCCAAACCAGCCCCGGCCCGGAGCCCCGGGGTGCCTGGACAGGACCCGACCCAGAGCAGCCTTGGGGTGCCTGGTCCAGCCCCGGTTCGGAGCCCCGGGATGCCCGCACCGGCCCCGACTGGGAGCTCCGGGGCACCTGCACCGGACCCGACCCGGACCGGAGCCCCGAAGTGCCTGGACAGGACCAGATCCGGAGCCCCGGGGCACCCAAACCGGCCCCGACCCGGAGCCCCGGGGTGTccggagcagctccagccctcagcCCTGGACCGGACCCGGTCCGAAGCAGCTCCGGGGGCCTGATGTGGACCCGATCCCTCCCAGAGCCCCGGGGTATTTGCACAGAACCGGACCCTCTAGAACCCCGGGGTGCCTGGAGCAGCTCCGGGGGTCCTGGACAGGACCCGACCCGGACCCCCGGGGTACTCAAACCAGTCCTGACCCAGAGCCCCGGGGGCTCCTGCACCGGACCCGACCCACACTGGAGCCCCGGGGTGCCTGGTCCAGCCCTGACCCGGAGCCTGTGGGCACCCAAACCAGCCCCAGCTTGGAGCCCCGGGGTGCCCAACCTGGGGTTTCAACCCTCCCGCTCCCAGCTCAGCCCTCACCAGTACCAGCCAGGCTGGGACTTGACCCACTGGGAGCCCAAATGTTGACCCCACCATACCCTCTCCACCTCGGCCGGGctcaccccagctcccagccagctCCCCCCAGGCTCAGCCCCCACCCCAAATCCAAGGACGAGCCCCACAAGCCGCCCCAGCAGCGGGGATTTGCCAAAACCAGGGCAGTAGCCCCGGAGCCGAGGTTtgcaggggcaggggggaaacCCAGCACCACAAACCGGCACTGTGCTGCGGCCACCCCCTGGAATAGGGAATTTTGGGGGGAGGAATGGAGGTTTGGGCAGAATTCCCACCTGCAGAAagcacagggagggaaggaagagaaggccTGGGCACCATTTTGTGCATGGAAAGCTGAGTCTGGGGGTGCCATGGGATAAATTAGGGGTCTCCTGGCTCTGTTAGGCCACAGAAGCTGTGACACCAGGAGAGAGGGGTAGGTCTGGGGGCTGGGAGGGCACTCAGCCCCCCGAGAACCCCCCAGGGCCTGGCAGCCACTGTGGCACGTCACAAGCTGGGGCAGGTCTCAGCGTCCGCCCATTTACACTTCAAAcgggggcagccccagggctgggtgagACAGAGCTGATGGGTCTGGGCTTGGCCACCCGTCGTGACTCCGCTGGGGCAGTGACAGGGTGGTGACAGCAGCAGGACCCTTCCCAGCACCAGAGCATGCAGGGGACACAGGGCCAGGGTGACTCCCCGAGTCTGGCGTTGGTGCAGCAGGAGGTGGGGGTGACAGGGAGCACCCACgtggtgcggtcaacacgctggagggaagggatggcatccagagggacctggacaggctggagaggtgggactgCGCCAACCTCATCAAGTTCATCCAGGCCAACTggaaggtcctgcaggtgggtcaGGGCACCACACCAGCTCAAACCCAGGCTGGGTGGAGGATGgacagagagcagccctgaggagaaggacttgggggtggtggtgggtgagaagctcaacatgagccagcaacgtggcAGCCTAGAACACACtgcgcaccctgggctgcatccccagcagcgtggccagcagggaggggggggggattctgcccctctgctccgctctggggagaccccccccagtgctgccttcagctctggggccaccaacagcagaaggacatggagctgttggagaggggccagaggaggccacggagatgctgggagggctggagcccctctgctgtgaggacaggctgagagagttgggggggttcagcctggagaagagaaggctccggggagaccttggagccccttccagtccctcaaggggctccaggaaagctggggagggactctggatgagggaggggagccctaggaggagggggaagggtttgacactgcaagaggggagatggagatgagatgtggggaagaacttctttgctgtgagggtggtgagagcctggcccaggttgcccagagaagctgtggctgccccatccctggaggggttcaagggcaggttggagggggcttggagcaacctggtgtggtgggaggtgtccctgcccagggcagggggtggcactgggtggtctttaaggtcccttcccacccaaaccgctCTAAGACCCCGTGCCACCCTTTACCACCCACACCCAAGGGGTGACGGGAAGACATGGGGGGAGCCACAGGCGCTGCGCCTTTACACAATCCTGCTTTATTTACCCCTTTGTACAAAAccgttttttttccccccactttatTTTACAAAGCCACCCCCCGGCccttggggagggcagggagggagagaagggaccCCACAACTTGGGAGCACCCAGTCGCTCGCCCACCCCATCTCACCTCCGCCGGGGCctggggtgggtggcaggggcGGAGAGACCCCCAGCAGGGTGAACGCTCCACCCCCCCCAAGCCATGGggagcccagggagggggggggctttaGCTCCACGGTTGTGGTCTGGCATcacatcccactgcagctcccaacctGGGTCCCTGTCCTGCGACGGTTACTGCCACGGAGGAATAATAAATAGGCTCAGTGAGTAGGTAATTGGGTACTACATATAGGGCTACAGCTTGATATATCCTCGCTAGATAaaggggggggtgaaggggggtaagggcctcccccagctcctcacATACCCCCAGTCTCCCTGCGCCACTGGGCCTGGGTCTTCCTGGCCAGCACAGGGTGGGAGAGGGGTGGGGGCCGTGGGAGGGACGCCGGGGGCGGCGGGTCAAGGGGCTCTGGGACAGGGAGAAGGGCCCACGGGGCAGCCCGGACCCCCCCTGGCCATTGTGGGGGGAGCTTGGGTGGCTCAGCCACTCCCTGCCAGGGCTCCCACCGCTCGTGGTGCCAGCACCCTGCCGGGGTGGGCACCCAGCGCAGACTGACGGTGTCCCCTTTGGTCACCAACACCTGGCCATGGCCCCACGGATGCCCCCCAGCTTCGAGCCCGCCCCTGCACACGAGGACCACGG
The Numenius arquata chromosome 16, bNumArq3.hap1.1, whole genome shotgun sequence DNA segment above includes these coding regions:
- the CASTOR1 gene encoding cytosolic arginine sensor for mTORC1 subunit 1, giving the protein MDLHILEHRVRVLSLARRGLWLYTHPLLKLLFLPQRCRCKFFSLTETPEDYTIMLDEEGFKELPPSEFMQVADSTWLVLSVVSNGRAPSGCQATGVTKIARSVIAPLAEHHVSVLMLSTYQTDFILVRERDLPVVIHTLAGEFDIYKEESGECVPVTCDDVSNGFLKPKQAASPTLHPVQSPQTRFCVLTVAPDTLPAIATMLIDVLFYSHSPPREAGAGSQDLDSITFFAFSLIEGYISIVMDAETQKRFPSDLLLTSSTGELWRMVRIGGQPLGFDECGIVAQIAEPLAAADISAYYISTFNFDHALVPEEGIAEVIQLLQQRQESGR